Proteins encoded within one genomic window of Elusimicrobiota bacterium:
- a CDS encoding prepilin-type N-terminal cleavage/methylation domain-containing protein translates to MVKRTSGYTLVELLVVSAIVAFLLSMGASLFTRVSTFFRVSIAKMETQRDVRNLMDLVCREIRQAKSSSITLSREDASQPPYSKISFQKVQGDTILFWQTGRTLSMSKNGATTVLSKKLRSILFSYPFTADSSLLTILLSIEKTGGNYETYSLQMGGETIRLLNN, encoded by the coding sequence GTGGTAAAGCGCACCTCGGGGTACACGCTGGTTGAACTTCTTGTGGTCTCCGCCATCGTGGCCTTTCTTCTCTCCATGGGAGCGTCACTTTTTACGCGGGTGAGCACCTTTTTCCGCGTTTCCATTGCGAAAATGGAAACCCAAAGGGATGTGCGAAACCTCATGGATCTGGTGTGCCGAGAAATTCGCCAGGCCAAGTCTTCCTCCATCACTCTTTCACGAGAAGACGCTTCTCAACCTCCCTACAGTAAAATTTCTTTCCAGAAAGTGCAGGGAGACACGATCCTCTTTTGGCAAACCGGTCGGACTCTCTCTATGAGTAAAAACGGGGCAACCACCGTGCTCTCGAAAAAACTCCGATCCATTTTATTTTCGTATCCATTCACAGCAGATTCCAGCCTACTCACAATCCTTTTATCCATCGAAAAAACCGGTGGGAATTATGAAACCTACTCGCTTCAAATGGGGGGAGAAACCATTCGTCTCCTTAACAATTAG